In the Paramisgurnus dabryanus chromosome 5, PD_genome_1.1, whole genome shotgun sequence genome, one interval contains:
- the LOC135774161 gene encoding UDP-glucuronosyltransferase 2A1-like isoform X2 — MIPGTLFVFLLLCATEVGHAGRVLVMPGEYSHWHNMRTIIDALVDQNHSVTVLLGSSSPSVPHTRKEKFDFNVFKVNMDKDQARTLWKEFINLWMNNTASKFERLFMMWGIMSNFMELASDICYGMFHNEDLLRTLRESRFDVILSDPMMPCTDLLAHTLNVPLVVSLRFTFAYSFERMCGQLPTTPSYVPAVAVTDHLTDRMSFIERVENMILYIIHTTIYRLNMKFNFDVLYTEINGKPTTMCEMMGKADIWLIRTYWDFEYPRPLMPNFKFVGGLHCKPAKPLTKELEEFVQSSGDHGIVVFSLGSMVNNLTMNRANMIATALGQIPQKVIWRYSGKIPETLAPNTKLYDWIPQNDLLGHPKTKAFITHGGTNGLYEAIYHGVPMVGLPLFADQPDNLVHMKTKGAAVILDINDMTSKDLVEALQTVINNPTYKESIMKLSRIHHDQPMKPLDQAVFWIEFVMRNKGAKHLRVQAHELTWYQYYLLDVITFLLTITALIIFIFIKTCCFIFRKCFRRAVPNRKAKKNKKE, encoded by the exons ATGATTCCTGGgactttatttgtgtttttgctgCTGTGCGCAACCGAGGTTGGCCATGCTGGCAGGGTTTTAGTGATGCCAGGCGAATATAGCCACTGGCACAACATGCGAACGATCATTGATGCGCTTGTGGATCAAAACCACAGCGTGACCGTTCTACTTGGTTCATCTTCACCGTCTGTACCGCACACGAGGAAGGAGAAGTTTGACTTTAACGTGTTCAAAGTCAATATGGATAAAGACCAGGCCAGGACGTTGTGGAAAGAGTTTATCAACCTCTGGATGAATAACACGGCCTCCAAATTCGAGAGACTTTTCATGATGTGGGGCATAATGTCCAACTTCATGGAGCTGGCATCTGATATATGCTATGGGATGTTTCACAACGAGGATCTCTTACGCACGCTCAGGGAATCTCGCTTTGATGTGATTTTATCCGATCCCATGATGCCATGCACGGACCTGTTGGCGCATACGCTGAACGTACCGCTCGTGGTCTCGCTGCGGTTTACTTTTGCCTACAGCTTCGAGCGGATGTGCGGACAGCTGCCCACGACACCGTCGTATGTCCCTGCGGTTGCTGTGACTGATCATCTCACCGATCGCATGAGTTTTATAGAGAGAGTTGAAAACATGATCTTATACATCATACACACCACCATATACCGACTGAACATGAAGTTTAACTTTGACGTGCTTTACACTGAAATAAATG GTAAACCTACAACAATGTGTGAGATGATGGGAAAGGCTGACATCTGGTTGATCAGAACGTACTGGGATTTTGAGTATCCACGACCACTGATGCCTAATTTTAAATTTGTTGGAGGATTACACTGCAAACCAGCCAAGCCTCTTACAAAG gAACTAGAAGAGTTTGTCCAGAGCTCAGGAGATCATGGCATCGTCGTGTTTTCATTGGGTTCAATGGTCAATAACCTGACAATGAACAGAGCGAACATGATCGCTACTGCTCTCGGTCAGATCCCACAAAAG GTAATTTGGCGTTACAGTGGGAAAATTCCTGAAACTCTTGCTCCAAACACAAAACTCTATGACTGGATCCCACAGAATGATTTACTCG GACATCCAAAAACAAAGGCCTTCATCACTCACGGTGGAACGAATGGACTCTACGAGGCGATTTATCACGGTGTGCCTATGGTGGGTTTACCGCTGTTTGCTGATCAGCCAGATAACCTTGTCCATATGAAAACCAAAGGAGCTGCAGTTATCCTCGACATCAACGACATGACTTCCAAAGACTTAGTGGAGGCTCTTCAGACTGTCATAAATAATCCAAC gTATAAGGAGAGCATCATGAAGCTCTCCAGAATTCATCACGATCAGCCGATGAAGCCTCTGGACCAGGCGGTGTTCTGGATTGAGTTTGTGATGCGTAATAAAGGTGCTAAACACCTGCGAGTTCAGGCACATGAACTGACCTGGTATCAGTATTACCTCCTGGATGTTATaacttttttactcacaataaCGGCTCTAATCATCTTTATTTTCATCAAAACATGTTGTTTTATTTTCCGTAAGTGTTTCAGGAGGGCGGTGCCTAATCGCAAagcaaagaaaaataaaaaagagtgA